One window of the Salvia splendens isolate huo1 chromosome 1, SspV2, whole genome shotgun sequence genome contains the following:
- the LOC121799999 gene encoding E3 ubiquitin-protein ligase At1g63170-like, which produces MSSSAESPPPASVDPTPLLSDQIFRPRRRPRFLRRAPSLRGAANFLRRASSRSLSMREPSVRVREAAADQIEERQSDWAYSKPIVILDLVWNIAFVVVSISVLIMSRDETPSMPLRLWTVGYALQCVLHAVCVCWEYTKRYSERNLEGGDGPQLGHARNHSNSSSGSDDVDSGGYFSDHRQSDDESSVAKHLESANTMFSFIWWIIGFYWVSAGGQRLTSEAPQLYWLCITFLAVDVFFVVICVAVACVIGLAVCCCLPCIIAILYAVADQEGATKDDIERLPKYLFRRIDDFEKRSGEIQGSFGGIMTECDTDSPIEHALPLDDAECCICLCAYDDGTELRELPCAHHFHVACIDKWLYMNSTCPLCKFNILKNGNLSGSEEA; this is translated from the exons ATGTCTTCTAGCGCCGAATCTCCGCCCCCCGCCTCCGTCGATCCAACGCCGTTACTCTCCGACCAGATCTTCCGCCCTCGCCGCCGCCCTCGCTTCCTCCGGCGCGCACCCAGCCTCCGCGGCGCCGCTAACTTCCTCCGCCGCGCCAGCAGCCGGAGTCTCTCCATGCGCGAGCCCTCCGTTCGCGTCCGAGAAGCGGCCGCTGATCAAATCGAGGAGCGGCAGAGTGATTGGGCTTACTCTAAGCCGATTGTCATTTTAGACCTCGTTTGGAACATCGCCTTCGTTGTCGTCTCAATTTCGGTGCTGATTATGAGCCGGGACGAGACGCCTTCGATGCCGCTGAGGCTCTGGACCGTGGGCTATGCGCTGCAGTGCGTTCTTCACGCAGTGTGTGTTTGTTGGGAGTATACGAAGAGGTATTCGGAGCGGAATTTGGAAGGGGGCGACGGACCTCAATTAGGGCATGCGAGGAATCACTCCAATTCGAGCTCCGGAAGTGATGATGTGGATTCTGGCGGTTATTTTTCCGATCACCGCCAAAGTGATGACGAATCTAG CGTTGCTAAACATCTGGAGTCTGCAAATACTATGTTTTCATTCATTTGGTGGATAATTGGTTTCTACTGGGTTTCTGCTGGTGGCCAACGTCTGACTAGTGAAGCACCTCAGCTTTACTG GCTGTGCATAACATTTTTGGCTGTAGATGTGTTTTTTGTTGTCATTTGCGTTGCTGTAGCGTGTGTTATTGGACTTGCTGTTTGCTGCTGTCTACCTTGTATCATTGCAATCTTATATGCTGTTGCTGACCAG GAAGGAGCTACTAAGGATGACATTGAGAGACTACCTAAATACTTATTTCGTAGAATCGATGATTTTGAGAAGCGAAGTGGTGAAATTCAAGGATCATTTGGTGGAATAATGACAGAATGTGACACTGACTCACCCATAGAGCATGCCCTTCCTCTGGACGATGCT GAATGCTGCATTTGCCTCTGTGCTTACGATGATGGAACTGAACTGCGGGAGCTCCCTTGCGCCCACCATTTTCACGTGGCTTGTATAGACAAGTGGCTGTACATGAACTCTACATGCCCTCTTTGCAAGTTCAACATACTCAAAAATGGCAACTTGAGTGGTAGTGAAGAAGCATGA
- the LOC121800010 gene encoding cell division protein FtsY homolog, chloroplastic-like produces MSSPSGLSSLPSKPFLPPPRATSSATLLHFPSDQQYAFSSRASRFKCSAGDAGFFTKLGRLIKEKAKSDVEKIFSGFSKTRDNLAVVDELLLYWNLSDTDRVLDELEEVLLVADFGPRITVKIVDSLRDDIYAGKLKSGPEIKDALKKSILNLLTAKGLKTELKLGFRKPAVVMIVGVNGGGKTTSLGKLANRFKNEGTKVLLAAGDTFRAAASDQLEIWAQRTGCEIVVAGNENAKAATVLSQAVKRGKLEGYDLVLCDTSGRLHTNYSLMEELIACKKAIGKVVPGAPNEILQVLDGTTGLNMLPQAREFNDVVGITGLILTKLDGSARGGCVVSVVDELGIPVKFVGVGEGVEDLQPFDAEAFVNAIFP; encoded by the exons atgtCATCTCCTTCTGGGCTCTCGTCCCTCCCCTCGAAACCTTTTCTCCCACCGCCTCGGGCCACTTCCTCCGCCACTCTCCTCCACTTTCCATCTGACCAGCAATATGCTTTCTCTTCCAGAGCCTCCCGCTTCAAATGCTCGGCGGGAGACGCCGGCTTCTTCACCAAACTCGGCCGCTTAATCAAAGAAAAAGCCAAGAGCGATGTCGAGAAAATCTTTTCTGGATTCTCTAAAACTAGAGACAATTTAGCTGTTGTTGATGAGCTTCTGCTCTACTGGAATCTCTCCGACACCGACAGGGTTTTAGATGAACTCGAAGAG GTGTTGTTAGTGGCTGATTTTGGACCCCGGATTACTGTAAAGATCGTTGATAGCTTAAGGGACGATATATACGCTGGCAAGCTCAAGTCGGGGCCAGAAATCAAA GATGCTTTAAAGAAGAGTATATTGAATTTGTTGACGGCAAAGGGACTTAAAACTGAGTTGAAGTTGGGCTTCAG GAAACCAGCTGTTGTCATGATAGTTGGTGTCAATGGAGGTGGTAAAACTACATCTCTTG GAAAGCTGGCCAATAGATTTAAAAATGAAGGGACCAAA GTATTGTTGGCTGCAGGAGACACATTTAGAGCAGCTGCAAGCGATCAATTGGAGATATGGGCTCAAAGAACGGGTTGTGAGATCGTCGTAGCTGGAAATGAAAATGCAAAGGCAGCTACAG TTCTTTCACAGGCTGTTAAAAGGGGTAAGCTAGAAGGTTACGATCTTGTTCTGTGCGACACCTCTGGAC GTTTGCACACTAATTACAGCCTTATGGAAGAATTGATCGCGTGCAAGAAAGCTATTGGAAAAGTTGTTCCCGGTGCACCTAAT GAAATCCTGCAAGTGCTGGACGGAACAACTGGTTTAAACATGCTTCCACAAGCAAGAGAATTCAACGAC GTTGTAGGAATTACTGGTCTGATTTTGACCAAACTTGATGGCTCAGCAAGAGGTGGCTGTGTG GTGAGTGTAGTTGATGAACTCGGAATACCTGTGAAGTTTGTTGGTGTCGGAGAAGGCGTGGAAGATCTCCAACCATTTGATGCTGAGGCATTCGTCAACGCAATATTTCCATGA